Within the Rosa rugosa chromosome 2, drRosRugo1.1, whole genome shotgun sequence genome, the region GATTTTCGCTGCACCATTGAGGaattcaggattttcgcaggattggattttctagggtttcaagatggatatgaatgttttggaaaaaaaaaaaaagttttttttttcttctttttccgaaaaaaggtagggtgatggtggtttgaaattcaggatggtttgatttcaatggtggtggtacgcagcggtttgtggtgttcttcgggattcaggattcaaaggatgcagtgcaagttcaaaggattgaacctgctctgataccaagtagaaaagaatacttcaattcagggttaattcgataattatagtcatcccacaatgagggtatatatacaagtacaaaggagtagtctaactctaataggaaaaaaactttccataattacaggatatcctaattaaataaaatcctaattacatacagatttacagcgattctacagtTAATACTACCCTACACCAAAACATTTTAATGCATTCAATTTAttatagagaaattttattaacacatccctaaatacttaatacacattccAATTTTTCTACATTTAAAATCAGATTATATGGGTAAATGAAATGACTAAAAAGACATCCATATTAGAAAAGGAACTATAGTTGGAATATgtttaatagcttttaattttGTTATAAATTCAAGTTGAAATCTTTATCATGAGTTCATGACAAGCTTGATTATTAGTGATTATGCATTACAAAATTCTTCACATATTTGTTTCATGGTaattaatagaaagaaaataaataaaattagtaTGATATATATAAACCCTAATTGGAATCTTCTTCTACAAGCTTGACTACTAGCAATTTTGCATTACAAAATCCTTATGATTGTGTATGTTGTTTCATGATAACTAATAGAGTGAAAATAACAACAATGTAGTTATAAACCTAGTTGGGTTCCTcttcatgtgttcttgattattttTCAACAATATTGACTAGCTagcaattttgaataacaaaattcTTAAGATTGTACAGGTTTCATGCATGataataattgaaagaaaataaaaattatggGTCCGGATCAAGGGACACATTTTTTTACACAAATTTTGACACATCTTGTGAACCATTAGATTTAAAAATATTCAATGGTTAAGATTTATTGtttgaatgatgtcaacatACAACAGGCTGACTTGTCAAATGACATGGCATTACATTTTCTAATCTAAAATTAAACTTTTcttcattaaaagaaaaaacaaaattaaatttgaaaaatcaaaatcaacaaaaactaaccacgtggtgtggtgtgttggtcgaatggcctagtctggaacccccaggtctagcgttcgaatcccagctccatcccgtgaccagcagatttgagggaccctttgggttcgtgcgtctgcggtgcagtggattagtctggctttgccaggctttcgccgcaatgtcggtgcaggtgtcctggcgctgggataccactgcatgggtgtgtgagttactaacaactaacccgatcaaaaaaaaaaatcaacaaaaactaaaaaaatataaaagaggaagaagaataaCAGAATAAGGAGTGTTCTATTAATTCgatcaaaggaaaaaaaaataacagaagaaCACGCCAAACCCCAAAAGGAACATCGATATCTTCTCTAACTTTAAGCTCTCATCGTCCTTTCCAACTGCCAACTCTCATCTCCATCCTCCCAATTGAGGCATgctatttttgttttcataaaAAAATGGTATCAATGCACTCTTTGTTTTCATATTGAATGGATTTGCTATCATATTGAATGGATTTGTTGAAGGAAAGAAGTTGTCAAAGGAAAGAATTGCTGAAGGAAAGAAGCTGACAAAGGAAAGAATCCCACCATATCAGTTAACTGATTCTGTAAAATAGCAATGAGTCAATTGTGTATATATTAGAACTTGATCCTAGGCCATAATTGTGGATCGGGTATGTAAATGAGATGTATAAAACATGTAAACTGATATAGCATCAATCAAGAATCAATTTTCTTCTCATTCTATTTCTCTTTATGGTATCAAAGCGTTCGTTCTGAGGCATAAcgtgaaaaacaaacaaaccatCCATGGCAGGAGGTGACGATCAGAAGCTGGAGCATGAGAAGGCCTCAGCCTCAACAAGGACACCAGAACCATGGGAGAATCCCAACCACCCTTTATTTCTCCATCACTCGGATCAGCCTGGTGCAGTACTTGTATCGCAATCCTTGATGGAAGACAACTATACACCATGGATTCAATCCATGAGCATGGCTCTGACAATCAAGAATAAGAAGGGGTTAGTTGATGGATCCATTCAGAGGCCAACCAACAGGATTGAAGAACAGCAGCAGTGGGATCGCTGCAACACTTTAGTCAAGACATGGCTGCTAGGATCAATGTCGAAAGAGATTTCTGGCAGCGTGATTCATTGCAAGAATGCAAGAGACATGTGGCTTGAGTTGCAGGAGCGTTTTTCTCATACCAATACTGTCCAACTATTCAACATAGAAAATGCAATCCATGAATGTGAGCAAGGAACCGGATCAGTGACGTCCTTCTTCACCAGACTCAAGAGCCTCTGGGATGAGAGGGATGCAATTTGTGAGATTCCACCTTGTAGCTGTGAGGCAAGCAAAGAGCTTAAGTCGTACATGGAGAACCAAAAGACCATGAAGTTTCTAATGGGACTCAACGACAACTATGCTGCAATTCGAAGCAACACAGTGGCAATTGATCCACTACCAACTGTGAACAAAGCATATTCAATGGCATTGCGGCATGAGAAGCAAGCAGAGGCTTCGAATGGGAAAGCAGTTATTCAACCAGAGGCGGCTGTTTTTGCCGTCAAAAAGGGAAGTCGAGACCTTGATTTGGGAGACGGCGAAGCTAGATGTGAAAAGTGCCACAAGACTAATCATAGAACCAAAAATTGCAGAGCTCATCTCAAGTGTACTTACTGCGGGTGGAAAGGCCACACTTATGATTATTGTAGAAGGAGAAAGGCTGCTGCAGAAGGAGGACAGGGAAGCTCAAAAGGAAATCATGTTGTTTCCATGGATGACAAGAAATTTGATGGAATCAACTTTCCGTTTTCACAAGAAGATTGCAAGCAGCTTGTTGAGTTGTTGAGTAAGAACAAGATTGCCACAGCCAACCAAGTCGGTAATATCCCCAATTATGAGGAACTTTCAGGTAAAGCTTTATGTTTTCCTCAACATGGCAAAGCAAGTGTTTGGATATTGGACAGTGGTGCTAGTGATCATATAGTCTGTACTCCTACTTTTCTCACTTCTTTGACAATTGTTCACAATCGTTTTGTTAAGTTACCGGATGGTACCTCGGCCCAAGTTAGTCATATTGGCAAAGTGGTTTTCTCTCCTCAGTTCATTCTACATAATGTCTTATGTGTGCCACTCTTCTATCTAAATTTAATCTCTGTTGGCAAGTTAGCACTTGATTCATTTTATGTCACCATCTTTCTCAGACAACTTTGTGTCATACAGGACCTATGATCGGGGAAGATGATTGGGATGGGAACTGAGAGAGAGGGACTCTACTGCCTCAACCAAGCACAGAAAGGAACATGCAATTCCGTTGACAGTCATACACCCAACCTTTGGCACCAACGTCTTGGTCAACCTTCAAGCAAagtttctttattatttccatTTTCTGCAAATAAAGCTTGTGATACAAGCAAATGTTCTATTTGCCCTTTGGCCAAACAAACCAGAATGTCATTTCCGTTAAGTACAATCTCAAGTGAGTATCCTTTTGATTTAATCCATGTTGATATTTGGGGTGGGTACCATGTTCCTACACT harbors:
- the LOC133730931 gene encoding uncharacterized protein LOC133730931, with protein sequence MAGGDDQKLEHEKASASTRTPEPWENPNHPLFLHHSDQPGAVLVSQSLMEDNYTPWIQSMSMALTIKNKKGLVDGSIQRPTNRIEEQQQWDRCNTLVKTWLLGSMSKEISGSVIHCKNARDMWLELQERFSHTNTVQLFNIENAIHECEQGTGSVTSFFTRLKSLWDERDAICEIPPCSCEASKELKSYMENQKTMKFLMGLNDNYAAIRSNTVAIDPLPTVNKAYSMALRHEKQAEASNGKAVIQPEAAVFAVKKGSRDLDLGDGEARCEKCHKTNHRTKNCRAHLKCTYCGWKGHTYDYCRRRKAAAEGGQGSSKGNHVVSMDDKKFDGINFPFSQEDCKQLVELLSKNKIATANQVGNIPNYEELSGKALCFPQHGKASVWILDSGASDHIVCTPTFLTSLTIVHNRFVKLPDGTSAQVSHIGKVVFSPQFILHNVLCVPLFYLNLISVGKLALDSFYVTIFLRQLCVIQDL